Proteins encoded by one window of Bauldia sp.:
- a CDS encoding DUF302 domain-containing protein gives MEDGLVTLVSRRSVHDTIDALCEAVAKVGLEVFLRIDHAANAAKVGMTLRPTELLMFGNPVNGTILMEDEQAAGLDLPMRAAGVGGRERRGLADLQRSALDRAPARARLQEPDRAQDDRNRHGDDRASGDRQLADLHRTRARRYDGPRKADGGKAADTDAAVVEVVLDEAGHTIYSLGLGCP, from the coding sequence GTGGAAGACGGACTGGTTACGCTGGTCAGCCGGCGGTCGGTGCATGACACGATCGACGCGCTCTGCGAGGCGGTCGCGAAGGTCGGCCTCGAGGTGTTCCTGCGCATCGATCATGCCGCCAACGCCGCCAAGGTCGGCATGACGTTGCGGCCGACCGAGCTGCTGATGTTCGGCAACCCGGTCAACGGCACCATCCTGATGGAAGACGAACAGGCGGCGGGACTCGACCTGCCGATGCGGGCCGCTGGCGTGGGAGGACGAGAACGGCGAGGTCTGGCTGACCTACAACGATCCGCACTGGATCGGGCGCCGGCACGGGCTCGGCTACAAGAGCCAGACCGTGCTCAAGACGATCGAAACCGGCATGGCGACGATCGCGCGAGCGGCGACCGGCAACTAGCGGATCTGCATCGGACGCGAGCGCGTCGATACGACGGCCCACGCAAAGCGGATGGCGGCAAGGCGGCCGATACCGACGCGGCGGTAGTCGAGGTAGTGCTGGATGAAGCTGGCCATACGATTTATTCCCTTGGCCTCGGATGCCCCTGA
- a CDS encoding iron-sulfur cluster assembly scaffold protein, producing MLDDIYNRQILEFAGTIPRLGRLDAPDATASAHSRLCGSTVTVDLKMDGDIVTDFSHDVRACALGQASSSIMARHVVGANAAELRAVREAMRKMLKENGPPPEGRFAELQFLEPVRDYRARHASTMLTFDAVVDAISQIEAKRAV from the coding sequence ATGCTCGACGACATCTACAACAGGCAGATTCTGGAGTTCGCTGGGACGATCCCGCGGCTGGGGCGGCTCGACGCGCCGGACGCCACAGCGAGCGCGCACTCCCGCCTCTGCGGATCGACCGTCACCGTCGATCTCAAGATGGACGGCGATATCGTCACCGACTTCTCGCATGATGTCAGGGCCTGCGCGCTCGGGCAGGCGTCGTCGTCGATCATGGCGCGGCACGTGGTCGGGGCGAACGCGGCGGAGCTTCGCGCCGTGCGCGAGGCGATGCGGAAGATGCTGAAAGAAAACGGGCCGCCGCCGGAGGGACGTTTCGCCGAGCTTCAGTTTCTGGAGCCGGTGCGCGACTACAGGGCGCGGCATGCCTCGACCATGCTGACCTTCGATGCGGTGGTCGACGCGATAAGTCAGATCGAGGCGAAGCGCGCGGTCTAG